Within Actinosynnema pretiosum, the genomic segment GCGCCGGACAGGTAGACCTCGACGCGGCCGGGGCCGGTGGCGGAGTTCAGGGTCACGTCGAGCGCGTCGCCCGCGAGCGCGCCGCGCGGCACGGACTCGGTGTTCCAGCCCGCCCAGAGCACGTCGGGCTGGAAGGTCTGCGGGATCACGTGGATCGGGGCGCCGCCGGGGACGCCGAGGAAGGCGTAGGCGGGCGCGGCCGGGGCGGGGCGGCGCACGGCGTCAGTGACCTGGAGCGTGGTGGCGGCCGGGTCGAAGCGGGTGGCGACGCGGTCGACGTCGGCCTTGCCCGCGACCACGAGGTCGCCGCCCTCCAGGAAGACCGCGACCAGGTCGACGTGCCCGGACGACAGGGTCAGGCGCTCGGCCGCGGCCTCGGCGGCCTGCCCGCCGCTGGTGGGCCCGCTGCCTGCCGGGGTGCTGCCTGCCGGGGTGCTGCCCGCGGAGGTGCTGCCCGCGGACTGGGCGAGCGCGGTGGCCGGGTTCGCGAGCACGAGGGCGAGCAGCAGCGCGGTGGCCGCGCGGGGCAGCCGGGGCCTCCCCCGGCGGCCGGTGCGGCGGTGCTCGGTCGTGCGCATGTGCCTCCCCCTCCTGGCTGTCAGGGGGAGACGCTAAAGCAAAGGACAATCATTTTCAATAACCCGGCGCGGACCACCACGGGCGGTGACGAGGGCGTGCGCTCCCCGACCTCGCCGCGCGGCCCGTTCGCCCTGGCAGGCAAGGGGAAGAGCGCGAAGGACCGGGGTGGCGAACCACTCCCGGCCCTACGCGCGGTCACCGAGGACTCAACCCCGAACGGCGCTCCCGGTGGCGAACGAGCGCGACGACGGGTGCAGCGCAGCGAGCGCCGGGGCCGCGAAGCAGATCACCGCGCACCCCGCCATCACCGGCGCCACGCCCACGTGCTCGATCAGCGGGGCCATCACCGACAACCCCAGCGGGGCGAGGCCGTAGGACAGCAGGAAGTCCAAGGAGGACACCCGCGCCAGCTTGTCCGGCGCCACCTCGTGCTGCGTCGCGGTGAACCACGGGACGTTGAACAGCTCGATGCCCACCCCCGCGACCACGTACGCCGCGATCACCACCAGCGGCGAGGTCGGCACGACCAGGCTCAGCGGGGCCAGGCCGTAGCAGCCGAGGCCCAGCAGCGCGGTCCAGCCCGGCGCGCGCGGCGACCAGCGGCTCAGCAGCAGGCCGCCGAGCAGCGCGCCCACCGTGTAGCCGGTGGTCGCCGCCGCCAGCACGAACTCGGTGCCGTAGTCGTCCCGGCTCACCAGCGGCAGCGCCACGCCGGTCGCCGAGTAGCCGGTGGCGATGACGGCCGTGAGCGCGCCGAGGCCCGCCAGGAACCACGGGTGCCGCCGCGCCTCGCGCACGCCCTCCAGGAACTCCGCCACGGGCGCGAAGCGGGTCCCGGACGTGGGCGCGGACGGCTTCCCGGCCGGGGGCAGCAGACCCGCGACCAGCCACAGCGCGCCGGTGGCGATGAGCAGCGCCCACACCCCGGCCACGGTCGCCAGCAGCGCGGTGAGCCCCGGCGCGACCAGCGAGGTCACCCGGACGGCCACGGTCATCGCCGCGTTGGCCCGCCTGCGGTCGGCGGCCAGGACCACCTCGGCGGTGAGCGCCTGGAACGCCGGCCGGCACGCGCCCTGGCCCGCGCCCGCGACGAGCGCGGCCACCGCCATGACGAGCGTGGAGCGGCCGAGCCCGTAGGCGATCACCGGCGCGGCCACGGCCGCCGCCAGTCCGGCCCAGAGCACGACGGCGCGGCGCGAGTACCGGTCGGCCAGCACGCCCGCCGCGGGCACGGCGAGCAGGAAGCCGACCGTGCGGGCGGCGAGCACCAGCCCGAGGACGGTCGGGGTGATCGAGCGCTCCAGGACCGCGAGGCCCAGCACGAACGGCAGGCTCCAGGTGGCCAGGCCGGACGCCGTGGCGCCGCACCACAGCCTCAGGAAGGCGGGGTCGAGCAGCAGCGGACCGCGGGGCGGGGCGTCCCCTCGCAGTTCTTCGGTGGTGGGGGGCATCGCGACCGCTCCTCGCTGAGGGGTGGGGACATCGGGGTCCGCACCAGGGTAGTGAAAACCGTTGTCGTTCTCACATCGACCCGACGTGAAGCCGAACCCCGATCACACCCCGTCGCCGAACCCGGACGCGGTTGACACGAATGGGGGTAGAAGAAAATGATTTTCATTGCATACCTTGGCGGGGCGCGGAGGGCCGTCCTCCGCAGGCGAAGCGCAGGAGAACGAGTGAACACGACCTCGCCCGGCCACCCGTTGATCGCTGAACTGCCCGACCTCCTCCCCGCCGAGCACATCGTCCGCATCAACACGCCGAAGGAGGACATCGGCTCGACTCGGTCGTACGAGTGGAACGGCTGGACCTTCCGGGTGCCGCCCGGCGTGTTCACCCCCGGCGCCACCAGCCGCATGGTCCACGAGCGGCTGCTGGACGGCCGGATCGCCGTGCGGGGCCTGGTGTACGCCGCCATGGGCGTCGGGCTCGGCGTCGAGGCCGTCGCGGCCGGGGTCGCGGGAGCGGCCAAGGTCTACGCGCTGGACGTGCACGCGCCCAGCGTCGAGTGCGCGGCCGGGCACTTCGCCGAGTTCGCCACCACGGGCGGCGAGCTCGTCCCCGGCGTCGGCGACCTGTTCGACCCGGTGCCCGAGGGCGAGCGGCTGGACGTGGTCACGTTCAACCCGCCCGCCGTGAGCCAGCGGGTCAGCGACGACCCCGACGTGGTGCGGAACGTGTGCGAGGGCGCGGTGATCGTCACCCGGTTCTTCGACCAGCTCGTGCGGCGGGACCTGCTCGCCGAGGGCGGCCGGGTGTACGTCGCGCTGTCGAACACCGCCGACCTCAAGGCGATCGTGTCGCACGCCGTCCACATCGGACTGTCCCCCGCGCTGGAGCACCGGCACGACTGGGAGGACGGGGTCGTCACCCACGTCTTCCGCTTCACCGAGGCGGTGACCGCGTGAGCGGCGCCGTGGACGGGCTGATCGCCGACGTGCTCGCGGGCCGCCTCGGCCCCGACCCGGCGGACGTCGTGGCCACCAGCGTGTTCTGGGCCCACCACGGCACCCGCCTCGCGGGCGGGAACGTCACCTACCGCAACCAGTACTTGCTCGCGCGGGTCGGCGCGGCGTTCGGTGCCTGCGCGTTCGAGGCCGGGGAGCTGACGCCGGAGGTGTGCGCGGAGCTGTCCGGGCAGCCGCTGGAGGAGCTGCTGCGCGACGAGCGGTTGCCGCTGCGGATCGCCGCCCTGGACGCCTACCTGGCCACCACCGCCCCGCACCACGAGGCGGAGCACGCCGAGCCGGTCGAGCTGCCCGCCGGGACGCCGGAGGTCAGGGCGGTCGCCAGGGACGCCGCCATCGCGGGCCTGCTCGACCTGCCCGCGGGCGCGAAGGTCGCGCTGATCGGCGTGGTCAACCCGCTGGTCGCCGCGATCCGGGCGCGCGGCGCGGAGTGCCTGCCGTGCGATCTGAACCTCACCACCACGCAGTGGGGCGACCCGGTCACGCGCTCGATGCACAACGTGCTGCCGGTCGCGGACGCGGTCGTGGCCACCGGCATGAC encodes:
- a CDS encoding class I SAM-dependent methyltransferase, with protein sequence MNTTSPGHPLIAELPDLLPAEHIVRINTPKEDIGSTRSYEWNGWTFRVPPGVFTPGATSRMVHERLLDGRIAVRGLVYAAMGVGLGVEAVAAGVAGAAKVYALDVHAPSVECAAGHFAEFATTGGELVPGVGDLFDPVPEGERLDVVTFNPPAVSQRVSDDPDVVRNVCEGAVIVTRFFDQLVRRDLLAEGGRVYVALSNTADLKAIVSHAVHIGLSPALEHRHDWEDGVVTHVFRFTEAVTA
- a CDS encoding Rossmann-like domain-containing protein is translated as MSGAVDGLIADVLAGRLGPDPADVVATSVFWAHHGTRLAGGNVTYRNQYLLARVGAAFGACAFEAGELTPEVCAELSGQPLEELLRDERLPLRIAALDAYLATTAPHHEAEHAEPVELPAGTPEVRAVARDAAIAGLLDLPAGAKVALIGVVNPLVAAIRARGAECLPCDLNLTTTQWGDPVTRSMHNVLPVADAVVATGMTLSNGSFDVILASCRERGVPLVVYAQTGSAVARHFLGAGVTALSAEPFPFSQFSAEPTRLYRYRARLSG
- a CDS encoding MFS transporter, with the protein product MPPTTEELRGDAPPRGPLLLDPAFLRLWCGATASGLATWSLPFVLGLAVLERSITPTVLGLVLAARTVGFLLAVPAAGVLADRYSRRAVVLWAGLAAAVAAPVIAYGLGRSTLVMAVAALVAGAGQGACRPAFQALTAEVVLAADRRRANAAMTVAVRVTSLVAPGLTALLATVAGVWALLIATGALWLVAGLLPPAGKPSAPTSGTRFAPVAEFLEGVREARRHPWFLAGLGALTAVIATGYSATGVALPLVSRDDYGTEFVLAAATTGYTVGALLGGLLLSRWSPRAPGWTALLGLGCYGLAPLSLVVPTSPLVVIAAYVVAGVGIELFNVPWFTATQHEVAPDKLARVSSLDFLLSYGLAPLGLSVMAPLIEHVGVAPVMAGCAVICFAAPALAALHPSSRSFATGSAVRG